The Moorena producens PAL-8-15-08-1 genomic interval TGCAAACTATATTTTAGTATATTGATAATTTTCTAGATGACTCTGACTCTCTAAAGTGTAAATAGGAAATAGTAGAAACCAATTAACTCTTCTGAAAAACAAATATACCGCAAGCACGACGTACCTTTTGAAAGTCACTATAATCAGCGGGATATATCAAGTTTCCAGCTTCATTAACAGCAGCAAAATCAATGAGATTTAGTTCTGAAAAAGCTTTAATAATTGTATTTGGATCAAAAACTCGTTGAGCATTGAACTCGACTCTTTCTCTACCAATTGGTACAGAAAAAAATAGCTTTCCGTTAGGTGCTAGTATACGCTGAAGCTCTAGTATTCCTTTGATATGACCCATGGGATCAATAGGATCTCCATAACGTCCTAGACCAATATGTTCCATTGCATGTAAGCAAGATAATGAAGATATTGAGCCATCAGGTAAATCAAGGCTAGTTACATCCCCTTGATAAAAATTTAGACCTTCGAGATCGGATTCAAGTTTACGAATGTCAATAACATTGATAGAACGAAAAGTCAGTAAATGAGCGACAAAGCCATCGATGCGAGAGCCTACATCCCAATGCTCTTTGGGTTGTTCTTCATAGATTTTTCTGGCTACCCACAGGTCTTGGTGAAAATAATCACCTTTGGCTACCCCTGCATCTGAATATCGATCACTGAGAAAAGGATGTAGATGATGTAAGTGAATATTAAAAGAATTACTTGAGGATTGAGCGGAGATGTATTGAATCAGATCCTTAATATAGCCAAGTAAGCCTCGAATACTTGCCAAAATATTGATTGGATTGACACCGGTTATTCCTAAAATTAATCTATAGGGTAAAGTTACTGCTATCCTGAGCCTACCCTTCAAAAATATAGAGTTTTCCATAATAGTATTTATCTGTTAAGGTAAGTTGTTGCTATGCTGTAATTTTCGATCGCAGAACTATCAAAATTTGATCTAAGTGGACAGTGATATCATATTCACTAAAATTGTCTTCGAGTGCATTAAATATAGCTGATTTTTTCGGAAAACCAGCATCAGTGCCAAATGTTCTAAAGTCATCAATAATGACAGCATTAACCTTACTCTTATAGCGAGCAATCGTTTTTAGCTCTTCGATAGCTGGCTCTGGTAAATCTCCACAGGCTGTATCACCACCGGATGCATGGCCATCTAGAAAGATCAGAACATTATCAATATCGTCACTTGCCAAAACTTTGGGTAATTGATCAAGGCCATCTCCTTCGAGAACTTCAATATGTTTATGTCGAGATAGAAAATTTCGGGCTTTCTCTGCTAATACCTTGTCAAGTTCAACCGTATAAATCTTTTGAAATATGGGAGCACAACGATTTGTCGTTACACCAAGATAGGTTCCTGTCTCCACTAACACCTTCGATTGAGTCTTTTTCTGTAAACTTTTTATCTGCCGAAACTTAGTGTAGCTGTGGGGATTTGAAAATTTAAATCCAAAAATTCGATATAAGTCAACGATATGGCCTATAACAGCTTCCAATTCTCTATTTTGCTTATTCATAAAATTACCTGGGTTTGGTTTAAGTCAATGGGAGATATTACTCTCCGCAATTTTAATACCGTTTGTCTTTTGTTAAATTTTATAAAGATTGAAGGTTTTGAAAAAATTTGAAATTTCCATAAAATAGCAATTTATCCTAACTACTCATAAACCTAAAAAACTAAATTGCCCCAAAATCCTTAACCCCATAAAAACCAATTCGTTTAGACTGCCTACGAGTAAACTCCCCCACAGAAGAATTCCCATTCGGATCGATCACCCCTGTTACCTGCTGCCATAACTCAGCCGGAGCCAACGATACCTTATAAGTGCGATCGCCACTCTTGCACACGTGATACCACTTAGTTTCCTGGCACTCACTACACCAAAAAGCCTCTAGCCATTCTCCTTCGATAGCTACTGTAGTTTTACTCGCTATCAGCATCAAGGCATATTTTGGTTTAACACCACGCTCCTGAAGTTGTCCTGGCCGGTCAGCAAACAACCGATACTTTTGACTAACGCTATCAAGGTAGCAACCATGAATCGGACATAAAATAGCTCTTCGTTTAGAACGCTTCCGGTTGCGTTGACATCGTTTGGTTTGAGGTGTTGATGGTGGCATTAGGGAGTAGGGGGTAGGGTGTAGGGTGTAGGGTGTAGGGAGCAGGGAGCAGGGAGCAGGGAGTAGGGAGTAGGGAGTAGGGGGTAGGGTGTAGGGTGTAGGGATTAGGGAGTAGGGAATTTAGAATTTAGAATGAAGAATTAAGAATTCTAGCGTTTATGGCATTTATGAGGTACAATTATCAACCTCAAAGTCCCCCTTTTTAAGCAGGGCTGTTTCATTCTCGCCAAAAATAGATGGGGAGATGGGGAGATGGGGAGATGGGGAGAAAAGGAGCGCGAATACTCAGGATTTTGGGCAAATTTATCTAACCTTCCTCGAAGGCCGTTAACAAATTGTTAGTGATTTGAGTTGATTGAAGGTGGCTAATTCGTCAGATTTTAATGACTAAATTTGGGTATTTTTCGGGAAATTTTAGTTGATTTCCCTATCCCCCTATCCCCCTATCCCCCTATCTCCAATAATCGTTAACTTACTAAAGTTTGAAACAGCCCTACCCCTTTTTAAGGGGGACCAACGGGGGATCCCTTTGTCCCTCATGGAAAAGATAATTGCTATAAGAATTTAGAATTTAGAATTTATACCAGTTTTCAAAAGTAGTGTCATACTTACAATAAAAAAATAACCATATACATTGGGTTTAGCCATCTTTATGTATGTCATGACTTTTGATTTTTGGTATTAGAATTTAGAGGTTGTCTGAGAAGTCTCATTTGCTACATCCAAGCCCCCTAAATCCCCCAATTTTGGGGGACTTGTAGAAGCAAATAGACTCTTGTTCCCCCCAAAGTTGGGGGGCTAGGGGGGCAAAATTCAGTATAAAACAACTTTTCAGATATCCTCTTAGAATCGGGAGGCAACGGTAGAACCGGCATCTTGCCACTGTCCCAACCGTAGAACTGGCATCTTGCCAGTATCCCAACCGTAGAACTGGCATCTTGCCAGTATCCCAACCGTAGAACTGGCATCTTGCCAGTATCCCAACCGTAGAACAGGCATCTTGCCTGTTTCCTCAACGGTAGAACTGGCATCTTGCCACTGTCCCAACCGTAGAATAGGCATCTTGCCTGTTTCATTTTTCCGGCAGCCAGGATGCCCACCCCACTCCTATTCATTCCGCCCCTCAGCAATGCCCTGATATAGCAATACCCATTAAGGTTAGGACATTGATAAAAGGTAAAAAACTTTTGTAGTCAACTTTTGCCTCTTGCCTCTTGCCTCTTGCCTTGCGCGTAGCGCTATAGCTTACCCTGAAACTCTTCCCCCTACTCCCTACTCCCTACTCCCTACTCCCTAAAACCATAGACACACTCTCCCCCTTAATCACTTTCCTGCTGTTGACATCACAACTAATGAAAAGTGGTGTGGGGAGAGACTGAGATCAATAGGACCATCGAAGCCCACTCCTAAATGTAAGGTTCTAGATAGTAATAACTAGCTAGTATTTAGTTTTAGCGGTTAGTAGTCAGTAGAACAGGCATCTTGCCTGTTTCCTCAACTGTGTTCAGTGGTCAGTGGTCAGCTTTTAGCCTTGGCCAAAGGCCACGCTACGCGAACAGCCGTCAGCCTTCAGCCGTGGCACAGGCTTCCAGCCTGTGACTTAACTCAAATGCTTACCTGTTGTCTTGATGCAGTCGCTCATGGGGGAAACCCCCTGTTCCCTTGCTGCATCGCTTATTCAAAAGCTGATAGCTGATAGCTGATAGCTGATAGCTGATAGCTGATAGCTGATAGCTGATGGCTGAAAGCTGATAGTTTACGATTATCTCTTAAACAAATCAGTCAATCAAACCTTAGTAGTTAACCCCCAATTAGTTATTCTAATTAATCTGTATTTTTCAGGAATATTTAGTAATCATGTTTATTTTTTTGATAAAATTTGAGGTACTTAATTTGTATAAATATCCGCTCATTGCCTAAGCAAACTATAAAATTATTTCGTTAAATTAGTGGTGATTATTTAAGCACTAATTCTGTATTCTTAGTAACCTAGAGCTTTCAGGATAATTTACTAAATTTATGTAATATAGCATTGATTATATATCGCTACGCATTAAGCTTAGGACATTGATACAAGCAGCAAAAGCTGTTGTAGTAAACTTTTGCCTTTTGCCTCTTGCCTTCCCCTCCTGGGAGGGGTTAGGGGTGGGTTCCTCTGGGTGCATCTCATATTTGTAAAAAAGTTGCGTAGGGTGTGTTAGGGGGGGCCTCATTTTCCGCCTCGTAGCCAGGGTTTAGACAGCCCGCCCCGTAACGCACCACCTTGTCAAACAACAAAAATGAGATGCACCCGTTCCTCTTGCCTTTTGCCTTTTGCCTTTTGCCTTTTGCCTCTTGCCTTTTGCCCTTGGGCGTAGCCCTATACCTATGAGCTAAAGTCTTTATTGGCGAAGATTACGCTGATTGCATTTAAGACCTTATTAATTCTGACCTTTCGCTTAAAAGGATCAGCAAAATACCTCATAATTAGAATAATTGATATAATTATTGAGAGAAAATTGTTTAATCTTTACTTGAATTTTATTAAAAAGTAATTCCGGTGAATAATACTATCAAAAAACAGCCCATAAGTCAACATCATGGGGAGTAGGGAGTAGGGAGTAGGGAGCAGGGAACAGGCAAGAGGCAAGAGGCAAGAGGCAAGAGGCAAGAGGCAAAAAATCCTGTTTACCTGATCAGGCGATATAGCAGTTATTGCATTTATGAGCTAGACTTATAAACCTCAAAGTCCCCCTTGTTAAGGGGGATTTAGGGGGATCCCTTTGTACCTCATGGGAAATAGCCCCAGTAGAGTGGCCATCCTGCCCGCCCGAAAAGATATTGACACTGGCAAGATGCCAGTTCTACCAAGATGCCAGTTCTACCAAGATGCCAGTTCTACCAAGATGCCAGTTCTACCAAGATGCCAGTTCTACCAAGATGCCAGTTCTACCAAGATGCCAGTTCCACCAAGATGCCACTGGCCATCCTCCCCCCCCGAAAAGATATTGAAACTGGCAAGATGCCAGTTCTACCAAGATGCCAGTTCTACCAAGATGCCAGTTCTACCAAGATGCCACTGGCCATCCTCCCCCCCCGAAAAGATATTGACACTGGCAAGATGCCAGTTCCACGCAAGATGCCAGTTCTACCAAGATGCCAGTTCTACCAAGATGCCAGTTCTACCAAGATGCCACTGGCCATCCTCCCCCCCCGAAAAGATATTGACACTGGCAAGATGCCAGTTCTACCAAGATGCCCATTCCCCATCTCCCCATCTCCCCATCTCCCCATCTCCCCATCTCCCCCATCTCCCCACACCCCACACCCCACACCCCACACCCTACTCCCTACTCCCTACTCCCCACTCAAGGCTTCACAAAGAACCTGATCGTACTGTTTAGCAATCACCTCAGGGGTAAAATTCTCTAATAAATACTCACGACCAGCCTGACCTAGGGACTTGACTAACGCCTGATTAGCGGCCAGAGAGCGGATATAGTCAGCCAGACCTTGGCTGTCTCCATTCACGAAGCTGGCACCGCACTTAGCCTTGGCGATCAGCTCAGTTAAGTATGCCTCCCGAGAGCAAATCACCGTCACCGGAACCCCAGCCGCTAACGCGGAGTAGAGTTTGCTAGGAGCCACTAAGGTTTCCATACCAGGCATCACACTGACTAAGGAGAGATCGCAAGCGGTTAAGGAGTAGGGCAGCACCTCTTTGTCTTGGTAGGGCAAAAACAGAAAATTAGTTAAGCCTAAGCGCTTCACGTCCTCTATTAAGGCTTCTCGCTTCGCGCCACTACCAATACAGACAAACTGAATCGGTTCGTCTTTCAGTAATTTAGCAGTCTCAAGAATCGTGTCGATATCATGGCAGCGCCCCATATTACCAGAGTAAAGCACCGTAAACTTATTCACTAAGTTGTGCTTCTGGGCAAACCAGTTATCTGGCTTGGGCAGTGGTACAATCACATCTGGGTTAGCCCAACTGTGAATCACCGCCACCTTGTTAGCTAGTTTAGGACAAGTATTTATCACTCGTTGCTTCATGGCTGAACTGAGCACAATAATTGCCTCCGCTTTACGCCAAACCCGACGATTGAGACCTCTCCAAAATCGAGCCAAGGGATGATTGTGACCAATCACTCCTAATTCTACAGCAATGTCTGGATAGAAATCGTAAATTAGGCAAACATAGCGCATACCAAAAATCTTACGAGCCAGGTAAGCAACCACAGGGAAAAACGGTGGCGCAGTCGTTAATAACACCAAATTACGACGACGACAGTTTTTAACTAAGTGCAAAAACGCTCGCACAGCAAAAATTAAGCCATTCATAGCCTTGCCACGAATGTGCTGAGGCCACAGTTGAGACGCACGCGATCGCTTAATTTGTATTTTTCCCAACTTCTCATACATTGGTGCAGTGGCAGTCTCAAAGGCATAGCCTGGTTGCCCAGTAAACACCTTAATATCCATACCTTGTTTGCCCAATTGCATCACCAACTCTTGAATAAGCTGGCCAGTAGCCGCATAGTCAGGAGGAAAAAACTGAGTTAGTACAGACAGCCGCAGAGACTCCTCACTAACTGTATTTGTTGGTAAGCAGTCTTTAATTGGGTTTGATATTTTTAGTTGTTTAATTAAAACCATAGGTCCACTGATAGTCTTTTCAATTGTTTTAGGGAACAGGGAACAGGGAACAGGGAATAGGCAAGAGGCAAGAGGCAAGAGGCAAGAGGCAAGAGGCAAGAGTTGCGTAGGGTGCGTTAGGGACGGGGGAGCCCTGATTTTCTCGGTAGCTTAAGAAAATCCGTCCCGTAACGCACCATTGGATCAAACAGCTTTTAGCAGATGCACCCAGTTGCGTAGGGTGCGTTAGGGACGGGGGAGCCCTGATTTTCTCGGTAGCTTAAGAAAATCCGTCCCGTAACGCACCACTGGATCAAACAGCTTTTAGCAGATGCACCCAGTTGCGTAGGGTGCGTTAGGGACGGGGGAGCCCTGATTTTCTCGGTAGCTTAAGAAAATCCGTCCCGTAACGCACCACTGGATCAAACAGCTTTTAGCAGATGCACCCAGTTGCGTAGGGTGCGTTAAGGACGGGGGAGCCCTGATTTTCTCGGTAGCTTAGGACAATCCGTCCCGTAACGCACCACTTTTGTTCTAGGGAGTAGGGAGTAGGGAATCGGGAATCGGGAATCGGGAATCGGGAGTGTGGAGAGGGGGCGCGCGGAGATGGCGCGCGGAGTATGGGGAGATGGCCAGATGGCCATCTCCCCAGCCATCCTTAAAATTCAGATGTAATAAGATCTGTAGCAATTCTCGTACTGATCACGTACAAATAATTTTTTCCCGACTCCCGCCTTCTCAGCGCTATTCTCTCCTTATTAAGACTCCTTCCTTCTCAGCGCTATTCCCCCCTTACTAAGGGGGGTTAGGGGGGATCCCCACTCCCTGCTCCCTACTCCCCACTCCCTACTCCCCACTTCCTACTCCCTGCTCCATGGAAGAGCCATCAACAGACTCCCATGCTCTCCAACTGACCAATCCCAGTAAAATTGTTGTACTACCAACAATTACCGGACTGCGAGGAAACTGAACACAAACTAGCGCTAAACTGCCAACCCATAAGGTCAGGGCGTAAATCACTAACACCGTTAGTCGATGAGACAAACCTGTTTTTAATAAACGATGATGGAGATGCCGTTGATCCGCTTGGAAAGGTGAGCTACCATGATATAATCTCAGGATAATCACCGCAGACATATCTAAAAGGGGTTCTGCTAAGACCAGCAAGGGTAAGAGCACTGTGGTAGCTACGGCACTTTTCACCAATCCCATCACACTGAGGCTAGCGACAGTGAAACCGATGAAGTAGGAGCCACCATCTCCCATAAAAATTTGGGCT includes:
- a CDS encoding DUF268 domain-containing protein: MENSIFLKGRLRIAVTLPYRLILGITGVNPINILASIRGLLGYIKDLIQYISAQSSSNSFNIHLHHLHPFLSDRYSDAGVAKGDYFHQDLWVARKIYEEQPKEHWDVGSRIDGFVAHLLTFRSINVIDIRKLESDLEGLNFYQGDVTSLDLPDGSISSLSCLHAMEHIGLGRYGDPIDPMGHIKGILELQRILAPNGKLFFSVPIGRERVEFNAQRVFDPNTIIKAFSELNLIDFAAVNEAGNLIYPADYSDFQKVRRACGIFVFQKS
- a CDS encoding glycosyltransferase family 4 protein codes for the protein MPLASCLLPLASCLFPVPCSLFPKTIEKTISGPMVLIKQLKISNPIKDCLPTNTVSEESLRLSVLTQFFPPDYAATGQLIQELVMQLGKQGMDIKVFTGQPGYAFETATAPMYEKLGKIQIKRSRASQLWPQHIRGKAMNGLIFAVRAFLHLVKNCRRRNLVLLTTAPPFFPVVAYLARKIFGMRYVCLIYDFYPDIAVELGVIGHNHPLARFWRGLNRRVWRKAEAIIVLSSAMKQRVINTCPKLANKVAVIHSWANPDVIVPLPKPDNWFAQKHNLVNKFTVLYSGNMGRCHDIDTILETAKLLKDEPIQFVCIGSGAKREALIEDVKRLGLTNFLFLPYQDKEVLPYSLTACDLSLVSVMPGMETLVAPSKLYSALAAGVPVTVICSREAYLTELIAKAKCGASFVNGDSQGLADYIRSLAANQALVKSLGQAGREYLLENFTPEVIAKQYDQVLCEALSGE